A DNA window from Candidatus Sulfidibacterium hydrothermale contains the following coding sequences:
- a CDS encoding polyprenyl synthetase family protein, producing the protein MYTYDELYDLFSAHLNNQSFSKNPKELYEPIVYSLSQCGKRLRPVFTLMASDMFGGDIKKALPQALAVELLHNFTLIHDDLMDQSPIRHGKETVYKKWDAKLAVLSGDALFVLAYTYILQADKTLLPEILKIFNTTALQACEGQQMDLNFEKQRQVTLDDYLSMIRLKTAVLFGASLKLGALIAGSSEKNKQLIYEFGVNVGMGFQLQDDLLDLYGNEEIFGKRTGQDIIENKKTYLFIKALSAADVKTKDILLDYFHEKQLPAEEKIKAFREIFDRLDIEKLTRKAIAGYLDKGLEKLDEVEIPEARKEPLRGVVKAMINREK; encoded by the coding sequence GTGTACACATACGACGAATTATATGATCTGTTTTCTGCTCATCTGAACAACCAGAGTTTCAGTAAAAACCCGAAAGAGTTATATGAGCCTATTGTGTACAGCCTTTCGCAGTGTGGTAAACGGTTGCGGCCTGTGTTTACTTTGATGGCCAGCGATATGTTTGGTGGAGATATTAAAAAAGCTTTGCCGCAGGCACTGGCCGTTGAATTGCTCCACAATTTTACGTTGATTCATGATGACCTGATGGATCAGTCGCCTATCCGGCACGGAAAGGAAACCGTTTATAAAAAATGGGATGCTAAACTGGCGGTTTTGTCGGGCGATGCTTTGTTTGTATTGGCGTATACTTACATTTTGCAGGCCGATAAAACGTTGCTTCCGGAAATACTGAAGATATTTAATACGACAGCTTTGCAGGCGTGTGAAGGACAGCAGATGGACCTGAATTTTGAAAAACAAAGACAGGTTACGCTGGACGATTATTTAAGTATGATCCGTTTGAAGACAGCCGTATTGTTTGGTGCCAGTTTGAAACTCGGTGCACTTATTGCCGGATCATCCGAAAAAAACAAACAACTGATTTACGAGTTTGGCGTTAATGTGGGAATGGGATTTCAACTGCAGGATGATTTGCTGGATTTGTATGGAAATGAAGAAATCTTTGGTAAACGAACCGGACAGGATATTATCGAAAATAAAAAAACATATCTTTTTATTAAAGCACTTTCTGCTGCTGATGTGAAAACCAAAGATATTTTGCTGGATTATTTTCATGAAAAACAACTTCCTGCTGAGGAAAAAATCAAGGCTTTCAGAGAGATATTTGACCGGCTGGATATTGAAAAACTTACCCGTAAAGCTATTGCCGGATACCTAGACAAAGGGTTGGAAAAGCTGGATGAAGTGGAAATTCCTGAAGCCCGTAAAGAACCACTCCGTGGTGTGGTAAAAGCCATGATAAACAGAGAGAAATAA
- a CDS encoding ABC-F family ATP-binding cassette domain-containing protein: MIAVNNLVMEFGGKPLFKGISFHISNKERIGLAGKNGAGKTTLLRIITGEQEPTSGSVIVPENETIGYLPQEKQIRSKKDVLHETLSVFDALHQLKKELEEIHHQLAVRTDYQSKAYLKLYDRQEEIQHVLAVHDIEKQEGKAIKILKGLGFDEKELNRPVNLFSLGWQMRIELAKLLLLQPTLLLLDEPTNHLDIDAIQWLENFLKAYRGSVLLVSHDRRFLDNLTTRTLEINNGNLYDYKVPYSQYIRLSRERIEQQQAVFSNQQKQIKEIESFIERFRYKATKARQVQSRIKQLEKMEKVEVDTLDKAAIHFRFPPAPRSGKVVVEGIGISKSFGQKTVLKSLDFQIIKGDKVVFTGRNGEGKTTLAKIIAGQLSYEGELKFGHNVQTGYYAQDQWEMLDPEKTVFETVDDVATGEVRTRLKSILGAFLFQGEDIDKKVSVLSGGEKARLSLARLLLTPSNLLILDEPTNHLDLVTKDILKTALLQYDGTLILVSHDRDFLQGLSEHFYELKNHQIKEFRGTLDQYLSKHNKALEEEEATTPKTSRSKTKNETQKQNWLQRKEKERQLRKTKKILEETETKIEETEKALAALNDKLSRPEDFQEEIKNGNLYKQHSNLQEQLDQLYQRWEEIQSALEQ, translated from the coding sequence GTGATAGCTGTTAATAATCTGGTCATGGAGTTTGGCGGGAAACCGCTTTTTAAAGGAATCTCTTTCCACATCAGTAATAAAGAACGTATTGGCCTTGCCGGTAAAAACGGCGCCGGCAAAACCACACTGTTACGCATCATTACCGGTGAACAGGAGCCCACAAGCGGGAGTGTTATTGTTCCGGAAAATGAAACCATCGGCTATCTTCCCCAGGAAAAACAAATTCGAAGTAAAAAAGATGTTCTCCATGAAACACTTTCTGTTTTTGACGCCCTGCACCAGCTAAAAAAAGAACTGGAAGAAATTCATCATCAGCTTGCTGTACGTACCGATTACCAAAGCAAAGCTTATCTTAAGCTGTACGACCGGCAGGAAGAAATTCAGCACGTTCTGGCCGTTCATGACATAGAAAAACAAGAGGGCAAAGCCATAAAGATTTTAAAAGGACTGGGGTTTGACGAAAAGGAATTAAACCGTCCGGTAAACCTTTTCAGTTTAGGCTGGCAAATGCGTATTGAGCTGGCTAAACTGCTTTTATTGCAACCCACCCTATTACTGCTTGACGAACCCACCAACCACCTGGATATTGATGCCATTCAATGGCTTGAAAATTTTTTAAAGGCTTACCGTGGTTCGGTTTTGCTGGTTTCGCACGACCGGCGTTTTTTAGACAACCTCACCACCCGAACATTAGAAATCAACAATGGGAATCTGTACGATTACAAGGTTCCCTATTCCCAATATATCCGGCTAAGCCGCGAACGTATTGAACAGCAACAAGCCGTTTTTTCCAACCAGCAAAAACAAATCAAAGAAATCGAAAGTTTCATTGAACGGTTTCGCTATAAAGCAACCAAAGCCCGTCAGGTTCAGTCGAGAATCAAGCAGCTGGAAAAAATGGAAAAAGTGGAGGTGGACACACTGGACAAAGCCGCCATACATTTTCGTTTTCCGCCAGCTCCCCGAAGTGGAAAAGTCGTTGTGGAAGGCATCGGGATTTCAAAATCATTTGGCCAGAAAACCGTATTGAAATCATTAGATTTTCAAATCATTAAAGGAGATAAAGTCGTTTTTACCGGACGTAACGGAGAAGGGAAAACCACGCTGGCCAAAATTATTGCCGGACAACTTTCGTACGAAGGAGAATTAAAATTTGGTCATAACGTACAGACCGGATATTATGCTCAGGATCAATGGGAAATGCTGGATCCTGAAAAGACTGTTTTCGAAACGGTTGACGATGTTGCCACCGGAGAAGTTCGTACCCGGTTAAAATCCATTCTCGGCGCTTTTTTATTTCAGGGCGAAGACATTGACAAAAAAGTAAGTGTGCTTTCCGGTGGCGAAAAGGCCCGGCTTTCACTGGCCCGGCTACTGCTTACCCCTTCCAACCTTCTGATTCTTGACGAACCAACCAATCATCTTGATCTTGTCACCAAAGACATCCTGAAAACTGCGCTATTACAATATGACGGAACACTTATTCTTGTTTCGCACGACCGGGATTTTCTTCAGGGGCTCAGTGAACATTTTTACGAACTGAAAAATCACCAAATCAAAGAGTTCAGAGGAACTTTAGATCAATATCTTTCCAAACATAACAAGGCGCTGGAAGAGGAAGAAGCAACAACACCGAAAACAAGTCGTTCAAAAACAAAAAACGAAACCCAAAAACAAAACTGGCTTCAACGAAAAGAAAAGGAGCGTCAGTTACGCAAAACCAAAAAGATTCTCGAAGAAACCGAAACCAAAATAGAAGAAACCGAAAAAGCGCTTGCCGCATTAAATGACAAACTTTCGCGCCCGGAAGACTTTCAGGAAGAAATAAAAAACGGCAATCTTTATAAACAACACAGCAACTTACAGGAGCAACTCGATCAATTATACCAACGTTGGGAAGAAATTCAGTCAGCGCTGGAACAATAA
- a CDS encoding dihydroorotase has product MAAPFVIRQATVVNENQQFLADIYVENGKIKKIVSGKDPALDKNIEVISARGLYLLPGVIDDQVHFREPGLEYKADIFTESRAAVAGGITSYMEMPNTRPPVLTQKLLEEKYALAAEKSLANYSFYMGTSNDNLKEVLKTDPSRVCGIKIFMGSSTGNMLVDEEKTLEALFSEVPMLMATHCEDEAIIRKNYSAYYKKYGPDGAPWLHPKIRSAEACLRSSEKAARLARKYGSRLHILHLSTAAETALFDNHIPLKEKKITAEVCVHHLWFSDKDYAEKGNRMKWNPAVKTEADRDGLLQAVLENRIDVIATDHAPHTKEEKQRPYFKAPSGGPMVQHALPAMLELVKQKKISLEKVVEKMCHHPAILFRIKNRGFIRPGYAADLVLVDLNAPWEVNSSNILYKCRWSPLEGTRLHAQVISTFVNGNRVYHQGEINENIRGERLLFSTD; this is encoded by the coding sequence AAGTCATTTCCGCCCGGGGACTCTATCTGCTTCCCGGAGTTATCGACGACCAGGTTCATTTCAGAGAACCCGGACTGGAATACAAAGCGGATATCTTTACCGAAAGCCGTGCTGCCGTAGCCGGCGGAATAACCAGCTACATGGAAATGCCCAATACCCGGCCTCCCGTGCTTACACAAAAACTTCTGGAAGAAAAATATGCACTTGCAGCTGAGAAATCACTGGCCAACTACTCTTTTTACATGGGAACCTCTAACGACAATCTGAAAGAAGTATTAAAAACCGATCCGTCCCGGGTATGCGGAATCAAAATTTTCATGGGATCATCCACCGGAAACATGCTGGTGGATGAAGAAAAAACACTGGAAGCGCTTTTTTCGGAAGTTCCCATGCTCATGGCTACCCACTGTGAAGACGAAGCCATTATCCGGAAAAATTACTCCGCTTATTATAAAAAATACGGCCCGGACGGCGCTCCCTGGCTTCACCCGAAAATTCGAAGTGCAGAAGCCTGCCTCCGATCTTCTGAAAAAGCGGCAAGACTGGCCCGAAAATATGGCAGCCGGCTCCACATCCTGCATCTTTCCACAGCAGCCGAAACGGCACTTTTTGATAATCACATCCCACTAAAAGAGAAAAAGATTACCGCAGAAGTCTGTGTTCATCATCTGTGGTTTTCTGATAAGGATTATGCAGAGAAAGGGAACCGGATGAAATGGAACCCGGCAGTAAAAACCGAAGCCGACCGCGACGGATTACTTCAAGCCGTATTGGAGAATCGAATTGATGTTATTGCCACCGACCACGCGCCCCATACAAAAGAAGAGAAACAACGTCCGTACTTTAAAGCTCCTTCCGGAGGACCTATGGTACAACATGCATTGCCGGCTATGCTTGAACTGGTAAAACAAAAAAAGATCAGTCTGGAAAAGGTAGTGGAAAAAATGTGCCATCATCCGGCTATTCTTTTCAGAATAAAAAACCGGGGGTTCATTCGCCCGGGCTACGCTGCCGATCTGGTGCTTGTTGATTTAAACGCTCCCTGGGAAGTCAATTCTTCCAATATCCTGTACAAATGCAGATGGTCACCACTCGAAGGCACCCGGCTCCACGCTCAGGTAATCTCCACCTTTGTTAACGGAAACCGGGTATATCACCAAGGTGAAATCAACGAAAATATCCGGGGAGAACGGTTACTCTTTTCTACCGATTGA